The following are from one region of the Nocardia terpenica genome:
- a CDS encoding MlaD family protein → MSRLVRTQLIAFALIAVLGVVFVGARYIHLDHMLGFGQYQVRVKAKETGNLSKGAEVTYRGVPVGRVDSQDITPDGVVIVLELDSGKPKVPSSAKAVVANRSAIGEQYVDLQPTSSGGPYLHDGSVIDGAQTPIHVEDLLASVNHFASTTDLKALSSTVTELGKAFDGQGDNLRVLVDSLNKFSQTGVDSIRQTVDLIHDAQTVLGTQVDQSSSIREFSDGLDKLSVQLKANDPDLRRLIGTGTDAGRSIDALLKQSADPLTKDLANLRLLLLSVSPKYYALKPLLQMLPILSWGGSVSANADGTSHFGLVLETNNPPACTQGYEGTQQILARMKAQNPNFDDTRDDFPFNTAAKCTVPFGNPTAVRGGERAELADPSIPQPWDNTPKTDPDKLDMAPVAVQLATLMGVTPKR, encoded by the coding sequence ATGAGTCGGTTGGTACGCACCCAGTTGATCGCGTTCGCGCTGATCGCCGTGCTCGGCGTGGTCTTCGTGGGCGCCAGGTACATTCACCTGGACCACATGCTCGGCTTCGGCCAGTATCAGGTGCGGGTGAAGGCGAAGGAGACCGGCAACCTGTCCAAGGGCGCCGAGGTGACCTATCGCGGCGTCCCGGTCGGCCGGGTCGACAGCCAGGACATCACGCCCGACGGCGTGGTGATCGTGCTGGAGCTGGATTCGGGCAAGCCGAAGGTCCCGTCGAGCGCGAAGGCCGTGGTGGCCAACCGATCCGCCATCGGCGAGCAGTACGTCGACCTGCAGCCGACCTCGTCGGGCGGGCCCTACCTGCACGACGGCTCGGTGATCGACGGCGCCCAGACCCCGATCCACGTCGAGGACCTGCTGGCCAGCGTGAACCACTTCGCGAGCACCACCGATCTGAAGGCGTTGAGCAGCACGGTGACCGAGCTGGGCAAGGCGTTCGACGGGCAGGGCGACAACCTGCGGGTGCTGGTCGACTCGCTGAACAAATTCTCCCAGACCGGCGTGGACTCGATCCGGCAGACCGTGGACCTGATCCACGACGCGCAGACGGTACTGGGCACCCAGGTCGATCAGTCCAGTTCGATCCGGGAGTTCAGCGACGGCCTCGACAAGCTGTCGGTGCAGCTGAAGGCCAACGATCCGGACCTGCGCCGATTGATCGGGACGGGCACCGACGCGGGCCGCTCGATCGATGCGCTGCTGAAGCAGAGCGCGGACCCGCTGACCAAGGACCTGGCGAATCTGCGCCTGCTGCTGCTGTCGGTCTCGCCGAAGTACTACGCGCTCAAGCCGCTGCTGCAGATGCTGCCGATTCTGTCGTGGGGCGGCTCGGTGAGCGCGAACGCCGACGGCACCAGCCACTTCGGCCTGGTGCTCGAGACCAACAATCCGCCCGCCTGCACCCAGGGCTACGAGGGCACCCAGCAGATCCTGGCGCGGATGAAGGCGCAGAACCCGAACTTCGACGACACCCGCGACGATTTCCCGTTCAATACGGCCGCGAAATGCACTGTGCCGTTTGGTAATCCGACCGCGGTGCGCGGCGGTGAGCGGGCCGAGCTGGCCGACCCGAGCATTCCGCAGCCGTGGGACAACACCCCGAAGACCGACCCGGACAAGCTGGACATGGCCCCCGTGGCCGTGCAGCTGGCCACGCTGATGGGAGTGACTCCGAAGCGGTGA